The following DNA comes from Hordeum vulgare subsp. vulgare chromosome 3H, MorexV3_pseudomolecules_assembly, whole genome shotgun sequence.
caacaacaacaacaacaactacaacaacaacaaccacaacaccaccaccaccaccaccaccaacaacaacaacaacaacaacaacatcagcatcagcagcagcagcaacaacaacaacaacaacaacaacaacaacaacaacaacaacaacaacaacaacaacaacaacaacagcagcaggagcagcagcaacaagaacaacaacaacaacaacaacaacaacaacacaacaacaacaggaacaacaggaacaacaacaacaacaacaacaacaacaacaacaacaacaacaacaacaacaacaactacaacaacaacaacaacaacagcagcagcagcagcaacaacaacaacaacaacaacatcagcaacaacaacaacaacaagaacaacaacaactacaacaacaacaacaggaacaggaacaacaacaacaacaacaacaacaacaacaagaggaacaactacaacaacaacaacaacaacaacaacaacaacaacaacaacaacaacaacaccaccaacaacaacagcaacaacaacagcaacaacaatagcaacaacaataacaacaaaacaacaacagcaacaacaacaacaacaacaacaacaacagcaggaacaacaccaacaagaacaataacagcagcagcaatagcaacaagaacaacaacaacaacaacaacaaaaacaacaacaacaacaacagcaacaacaacaacaaaaacaacaacaacaacaacaacaataacaacaataacaacaacaacaacaacaacaacaacagcaccaggaacaacaacaacaacaactgcaacaacaaaaacaaaaacagcaacaacaacaacagtaggaacaacagcagcaagaacaacagcaacatcaatagcaacaacaacaacaatagcaacaacaacaacaacaagaagaacaacaacgacaacaagaacaacaacaacaatagcatcagcagcaacaacaacaacagcaacaacaacaacaacaagaacaacaacaacaacaatagcagcggcagcatcagcagcagcagcaacaacaacaacaagaacaacaacaacaacaacaacaacaacaacatcaacaataacaacaactgcaacagcagtagcagcagcaacaacaacaccaacaacaacaacaacaacaacaacaacaacaacaacaacaacaacagcagcagcagcagcaacaacaacaacaacaacaccagcaacaacaacaacaacaacaggaagaacaggaacaacaacaacaacaacaacaacaacagcacgaacaacaaaaacaccaacaacaacacaaccaccaccaccaccgccaccaccaccaccaccaccaccaccaccaccaacaacaacaacaactgcagcagcagcagcagctgtaGCAGCtgctgcagcaacaacaacaacaacaataacaacaacaacaacaacaacaacaacaacaacagtagcatcagcaccaccaccaccaccaacaacaacaccaacaacaccaacaacaacaacaacaacaacaacaacaacaacaacatcatcagcagcagcaacaacaacaacaacaacaacaaccacaacaacaacaacaacaacaacaacaacaacaacaacaacaacaacagcatcaagaacaataacaacaacaacaacaacaacaacaacaacatcaacaacaacaacaacaacaacaacaacaacaacaacaacaacaccaacaacaccaccaccaccaccaccaccaccaccaccaacaacaacaacaacaacaacaacagcatcagcagcaacaacaacaataacaacaacaacaacaacaacaacaacagtagcatcagcagcaccaccaccaacaacaacaacaccagcaacaccaccaccaccaccaccaccaacaacaacaacaacaacatcagcagcagctgcaacaacaacaacaacaacaaccacaacaacaacaacaacaacaagaacaacaacaacaacaacaaaaacaacaacaacaacaacaacaacaagagcaacaacaacaacaacaacaacaacaacaacaacaacaccaacaacaacaacaacaacaacaacaacaacaacatcagcagcagcaacagcaacaacaacaggaacaacaggaacaacaacaacaacaacaacaacaacaacaacaacaacaacaacaacaacaacaacaacagcagcaacaacaacaacaacaacaacaacaacaacaacaacagcagcagcagcagcaacaacaagaacaacaacaacaacaacaacaacaacaacaacaacaacaccagcaccagcaacaacaacaacaacaacaaaaacaacaacaacaacaacaacaaaaacagcaacaacaacaacagcaggaacaacagcagcaagaactacagcaacagcaacagcaacagcagcagcaatagcaacaacaacaacaacaacaacaacaataacaacaacaacaacaacaacaacaacaacaactacaacaacaacaacaacaacaacaacaacaacaaaacaacaacaacaaaacaacaggagcagcatcagcagcagcaacaacaacaacaacaacagcaacgacaacaacaacaacaacatcatcagcagaagcaacagcaacaacaacaacaacaacaacaacaacaacaacaacaacaacaacaacaacaacaacaaccacagcaacaactacagcaacaactacagcaacaacaacacgaacaataggaacaacaacaacaacaacaacaacaccaacaacagcacgaacaacaacaccaccaccaccaccaccaccaccaccaccaccaccaccaacaacaacaacaacagctgcagcagcagcagcaacagaaacaacaacaacaacaacaacaacaacaacaacaacaccaacaacaccaacaccaccaacaacaaaaacaacaacaacaacaacaccagcagtagcatcagcaacagcaacaccaccaacaccaccaccaccaccaccaccaccaccaccaccaccaccaacaacaacaacaacaacaacaacaacaacagcagcagcatcagcagcagcaacaacaacaacaacaacaacaacaactgcagcagcagcagcaacaacaacaacaacaacaacaacaacacaacaacaacaacaacaacaacaacaacaacaacaacacaacaacaacaacaacaacaacaacaacaacaacaacaacagcagcagcaggagcagcagcaacaacaacaacaacagtagcagcagcaacaacaacaacaacaacaacaacaacaacaacaacaacaacaacaacaacaacaagaacaacaacaactacaacaacaacaacaggaacaggaacaacaacaacaacaacaacaacaacaacaacaagaggaactactactactactactacaacaacaacaacaacaacaacaacaacaacaacaacaccaacaacaacagcaacaacaacagcaacaacaataacaacagcaacaacaacagcaacaacagcaacaacaacaatagcaggaacagcaatagcaacaagaacaacaacaacaacaacaacaacaacaacaaaaacaacaacaacaacaacaagaacaacaaaaacaacaaaaacaacaacaacaacaacagcaacaacaacaaaaacaacaacaacaacaacaacaacaacaacaacaacaacaccaggaacaacaacaacaacaacaacagcaacaacagcaacaaaaacagcaacaacaacaacagcaggaacaacagcagcaagaacaagaacaacatcaatagcaacaacaacaacaatagcaacaacaacaacaacaacagcatcagcagcagcggcaacaacaacaacaacaacaacaacaacatcaacaataaaaacaacagcaacagcagcagcagcagcaacagcaacaacaacaacaacaacaacaacaacaacaacaacaacaacacaacaacaacaacaacaacagcaacagcagcaacaacaacaacaacaacaccagcagcagcaacaacaacaacaacaacaacaacaacaggaacaacaggaacaacaacaacaacaacaacaacaacaacaacaacaacaacaacaacagcacgaacaacagcagcaacagcaacaacaacaacaacaacaacaacaacaacaacaacaacaacaacaacaacgacaacaacaacaacaacaacaacaacaacatcatcagcagaagcaacagcaacaacaacaacaacaacaacaacaacaacaacaacaacaacaacaacaacaaccacaacaacaactacaacaacaactacagcaacaacaacaggaacaataggaacaacaacaacaacaacaacaacagcaccaacaacagcacgaacaacaacaacaccaacaccaccaccaccaccaccaccaccaccaccaccaacaacaacaacaacagctgcagcagcagcagcagcaacagcaacaacaacaacaacaacaacaacaacaacaccaccaacaccaacaccaacaacaacaaaaacaacaacaacaacaacagcagtagcatcagcagcagcaacaccaccaccaccaccaccaccaccaccaccaccaccaccaccaacaacaacaacaacaacaacaacaacaacaacaacaacaacaacaacaacaacagcagcatcagcagcagcaagaacagcagcagcagcagcaacaacaacaacaacaacaacaacaataacaacaacaacaacaacaacaacaacaactgcagcagcaacaacaacaacaacaacaacaacaacaacacaacaacaacaagaacaagaacaacaacaacaacaacaacaacaacacaacaacaacaacaacaacaacaacaacaacaacaacaacaacaacaacagcagcaggagctgcagcaacaacaacaacaacagtagcagcagcaacaacaacaacaacaacaacaacaacaacaccagtaccaacaacaacaacaagaacaacaacaactacagcaacaacaacaggaacaggaacaacaacaacaacaacaacaagaggaactactactacaacaacaacaacaacaacaacaacaacaacaacaacaacaacaacaacaacaacaacaacaccaacaacaacagcaacaacaacagcaacaacaataacaacagcaacaacaacagcaacaacagcaacaacaacaatagcaggaacagcaatagcaacaagaacaacaacaacaacaacaacaacaacaaaaacaacaacaacaacaacaacaacaacaacaacaagaacaacaacaacaacaaaaacaacaacaacaacaacagcaacaacaacaaaaacaacaacaacaacaacaacaacaacaacaacaacaacaacagcaccaggaacaacaacaacaacaacaacaacaacaacaacaacatcaacaaaaacagcaacaacaacaacagcaggaacaacagcagcaagaacaagaacaacatcaatagcaacaacaacaacaacaacaacaacaacaacagcatcagcagcagcagcaacaacaacaacaacaacaacaacaacaacatcaacaataaaaacaacagcaacagcagcagcagcagcagcaacagcaacaacaacaacaacaacaacaacaacaacaacaacaacaacaacagccgcagcaacaataacaacaacaccagcagcaacaacaacaacaacaacaacaacaggaacaacaggaacaacaacaacaacaacaacaacaacagcacgaacaacaacaacaccaacaacaacaccaccaccaccaccaccaccaccaccaccaccaccaacaacaacaacaacaacaacaacaacaacagctgcagcagcagctgcagcaacaacaacaacaacaacaacaacaacaacaacaacaacaacaacaacaacaacaacaacaacaacaacaacaacggtagCATCAGCAgcgccaccaccaacaccaacaacaccaacaccaacaacaacaacaacatcaacaacatcagcagcagcagcagcaacaacaacaacaacaacaacaaccacaacaacaacaggagcagcagcagcaacagcaacaacaacaacaacaacaacaacaacaacaacaacaacaacaacaacaacaacaacaacaacaccaacaacaccaacaacatcaacaacaacaacaacaacaccaccaacaacaacaacagcatctgcagcagcagcaacaacaacaacaacaacaacaacaacaataaccacaacaacaacaacaacaacaacaacaacaacaacaacaacaacaacaacatcagcagcagcagcaacaacaacaacaacaacaacagcaccagcaacaacaacaacaacaacaacaacaacaacaacaacaaaaacagcaacaacaacaacagcaagaacaacagcagcaagaacaacagcaacagcaacagcaacaacagcagcaatagcaagaacaacaacaacaacaacaacaacaacaacaacaacaacaacaacaacaacaacaacaacaacaacacaacaacaacaacaacaacaacaacaacaacaacaacaacaacaacagcagcagcaacagcaacaacaacaacaccagcaacaacaacaacaacaacaacaacaacagcagcagcaacaacagcagcagcatcagcagcagcaacaacagcagcagcaacaacaacaacaacaacaacaacaacaacaacaacaacatcaacaacaacaacaactgcagcagcagcagcaacaacaacaacaacaacaacaacaacaacaacaacacaacaacaacaacaacaacaacaacaacaacaacaacaacaacaacaacaacaacaacacaacaacaacaacaacaacaacaacaacaacaacaacaacagcaggagcagcagcaacaacaacaacaacagtagcagcagcagcaacaacaacaacaacaacaacaacacagtaacaacaacaacaacaagaacaacaacaactacagcaacaacaacaggaacaggaacaacaacaacaacaacaactacaacaagaggaactacaacaacaacaacaacaacaacaacaacaacaacaacaacaacaacaacaacaacaacaccaacaacaacagcaacaacaatagcaacagcaacaacaacagcaacaacagcaacaacaacaatagcaggaacagcaatagcaacaagaacaacaacaacaacaacaacaacaacaacaacaacaaaaacaacaacaacaacaacaacaacaacaacaacaacaacaacaacaacaactacaacaacaagaacaacaacaacaacaaaaacaacaacaacaacaacagcaacaacaacaaaaacaacaacaacaacagcaccaggaacaacaacaacagcaacaaaaacagcaacaacaacaacagcaggaacaacagcagcaagaacaagaacaacatcaatagcaacaacaacaacaatagcaacaacaacaacaacaacaacaacagcatcagcagcagcagcaacaacaacaacaacaacaacaacatcaacaataaaaacaacagcaacagcagcagcagcagcagcaacagcaacaacaacaacaacaacaacaacaacaacaacacaacaacaacaacaacaacaacaatagcagcagcaacaacaacaacaacaccagcagcaacaacaacaacaacaacaacaacaacaacaacaggaggaggaacaacaggaacaacaacaacaacaacaacaacaacaacagcacgaacaacaacaacaccaacaacaacaccaccaccaccaccaccaccaccaccaccgccaccaacaacaacaacaacaacaacaacaacagctgcagcaacaacaacaacaacaataataacaacaacaacaacaacaacaacaacaacaacaacaacaacaacaacaacaacaacaacaacaacaacaacacaaccacaacaacaacaacaatagcagcagcaacaacaacaacaacaacaccagcaacaacaacaacaacaacaacaacaacaacaacaacaggaacaacaggaacaacaacaacaacaacaacaacaacagcacgaacaacaacaacaccaacaacaacaccaccaccaccaccaccaccaccaccaccaacaacaacaacaacaacaacaacaacaacagctgcagcaacaacaacaacaacaataacaacaacaacaacaacaacaacaacaacaacaacaacaacaacatcaacaataaaaacaacagcaacagcagcagcagcagcagcaacagcaacaacaacaacaacaacaacagcagcagcaacaacaacaacaacaccagcagcaacaacaacaacaacaacaacaacaggaacaacaggaacaacaacaacaacaacaacaacaacagcacgaacaacaacaacaccaacaacaccaccaccaccaccaccaccaccaccaccaccaccaacaacaacaacaacaacaacaacaacaacaacaacagctgcagcagcagctgcagcaacaacaacaacaacaataacaacaacaacaacaacaacaacaacaacaacaacaacaacaacaacaacaacggtagCATCAGCAgcgccaccaccaacaccaacaacaccaacaacaacaacaacaacaacatcaacaacatcagcagcagcagcaacaacaacaacaacaacaacaaccacaacaacaacaggagcagcagcagcagcaacaacaacaacaacaacaacaacaacaacaacaacaacaacaacaccaacaacaccaacaacatcaacaacaacaacaacaacaccaccaacaacaacaacagcatcagcagcagcagcaacaacaacaacaacaacaacaataaccacaacaacaacaacaacaacaacaacaacaacaacatcagcagcagcaacaacaacaacaacaacaacaacaacaccagcaacaacaacaacaacaacaacaacaacaacaacaacaaaaacagcaacaacaacaacagcaagaacaacagcagcaagaacaacagcaacagcaacagcaacaacagcagcaatagcaacaacaacaacaacaacaacaacaacaacaacaataacaacaacaataacaacaacaacaacaacaacaacaacaaaacaagaggagcagcatcagcaacaacaacaacaacaacagcaacaacaacaacaacaacaacaacaacaacaacaacaacaacgacaacaacaacaacaacagcatcagcagaagcaacagcaacaacaacaacaacaacaaaaacaacaacaacaacaacaacaacaacaacaacaacaacaacaacaacaacaacagcaacaacaacaatagcaacaacaacagcagcagcaacaacaacaacaacaacaacaacaacaacaacaacaacaacaacaacaacaacaacaacaacaacaacaacaacaacaacaacaacaacagcagcagcagcagcagcaacagcaacaacaacaacaccagcaacaacaacaacaacaacaacaacaacaacaacaacaacaacaacaacaacaacaacaacagcagcatcagcagcagcaacaacagcagcagcagcaacaacaacaacaacaacaacaacaacaacaacaacaacaacaacaacaacaacaacaacaacaacaactgcagcagcagcaacaacaacaacaacaacaacaacaacaacaacacaacaacaacaagaacaacaacaacaacaacaacaacaacaacaacaacaacaacaacacaacaacaacaacaacaacaacaacaacaacaacaacaacaacaacaacaacaacagcaggagcagcagcaacaacaacaacaacagtagcagcagcagcaacaacaacaacaacaacaacaacaacaccagtaacaacaacaacaacaagaacaacaacaactacagcaacaacaacaggaacaggaagaacaacaacaacaacaacaacaacaagaggaactacaacaacaacaacaacaacaacaacaacaacaacaacaacaacagcagcagcagcagcaacaacaagaacaacaacaatagcaggaacagcaatagcaacaagaacaacaacaacaacaacaacaacaacaacaaaaacaacaacaacaacaacaacaacaacaacaactacaacaacaagaacaacaacaacaacaaaaacaacaacaacaacaacagcaacaacaacaaaaacaacaacaacaacagcaccaggaacaacaacaacagcaacaaaaacagcaacaacaacaacagcaggaacaacagcagcaagaacaagaacaacatcaatagcaacaacaacaacaatagcaacaacaacaacaacaacaacaacaacagcatcagcagcagcagcaacaacaacaacaacaacaacaacatcaacaataaaaacaacagcaacagcagcagcaacagcagcaacagcaacaacaacaacaacaacaacaacaacaacaacaacaacaacaacaacaacaacaacaacaacaacacaacaacaacaacaacaacgatagcagcagcaacaacaacaacaacaccagcagcaacaacaacaacaacaacaacaacaacaacaacaggaacaacaggaacaacaacaacaacaacaacaacaacaacagcacgaacaacaacaacaccaacaacaccaccaccaccaccaccaccaccaccaccaccaccaacaacaacaacaacaacaacaacaacagctgcagcaacaacaacaacaacaataacaacaacaacaacaacaacaacaacaacaacaacaacaacaacaacaacaacaacggtagCATCAGCAgcgccaccaccaacaccaacaacaccaacaacaacaacaacaacaacatcaacaacatcagcagcagcagcaacaacaacaacaacaacaacaaccacaacaacaacaacagcagcagcagcaacaacaacaacaacaacaacatcaacaacaacaacaacaacaacaacaacaacaacaacgagaacaacaacaacaacagcatcagcagaagcaacagcaacaacaacaacaacaacaaaaacgacaacaacaacaacaacaacaacaacaacaacaacaacaacaacaacaacaacaacagcaacaacaacaatagcagcaacagcagcagcagcagcaacaacaacaacaacaacaacaacaacaacaacaacaacaacaacaacagcagcagcagcagcaacagcaacaacaacaacaacagcaacaacaacaacaacaacaacaacaacaacaacaacaacaacaacaacaacaacaacaacagcatcagcagcagcaacaacagcagcaacaacaacaacaacaacaacaacaactgcagcagcagcaacaacaacaacaacaacaacaacaacaacaacacaacaacaacaagaacaac
Coding sequences within:
- the LOC123439880 gene encoding probable serine/threonine-protein kinase dyrk1, with the protein product NNNNNNNNNDNNNNNNNNNIISRSNSNNNNNNNNNNNNNNNNNNHNNNYNNNYNNNNNNNNNNNNNNNNNNNNNTNNNSNNNSNNNNNSNNNSNNKQQQQQQQQQKQQQQQQQQQQQEQQQQQKQQQQQQQQQQKQQQQQQQQQQQQQQHQEQQQ